The genomic window AATTTGAACCAAACCTCCACTTATCATTGAGTTTGTAAGATCCTGTTAAGGAAATATCGTGTGTGCGGTCGTAAGGTGTATTGTACCAATCGCCATTATTGATTCCTGGTCCGCCAGCATTTCCTCCTAAAGCACGTTGCTCGGACTTTGATAAGGTATATGCTAACCAACCTGTAAAATTACCTTTGTTTTTTCGAAATAAAACCTCTAAACCATAAGCTCTAGCTTCTCCGTTTAATATTTCGGTTTCAATATTGTTATTTCCTATTAAATCTGAACCATCAATGTAATCTATACGATTATCGACTGTTTTATAATAGGTTTCGAGCTCTAAAGTATATTCATTGTCCTTAAGATTTCTGTAATATCCTAAAGCAAATTGATTGGATATTTGAGGCTTTATATACTGTCCACTTGGTGTCCAAACATCTAAAGGTGTTACCGAAGATGTATTAGACAAAAGATGCAAATATTGTGTGGATTTGGTATAACTAGCCTTTATTGAAGAGGCTTCATTAAGCTGATAAGAAACGCCTAATCTTGGTTCAAAATTTCCAAAGGTTTTGATGCTTTCGCTTTTGTTGTAATAGGTTTCGCTTTCTGCTTCTCCACGCTCGTAAATGCCTAAATCGCTATTATAAATTACAGGTTGGTTGTTGACATATGTCGTCATGCTTTGCCCACCCAATCTTGAAAATGCACTGTAACGCAAACCATAATTGAAAGCTAGTTTTTCAGAAATTTGATGCTCTGCACTTATGTAAGCTGCTCCTTCAAAAGCCCGCTTTTCGTCTAACTTTAAATAGTTAATTGCAGATGTTTCAGAAGATGGTCTTACTTCACCAGGATTAAGGTTATAAGTTAAACCGCTAATTCCAAAATCTAGCGTAAGATCATTGTTTACGTAGTAGCCTAAATCATATTTTACATTGAAATTGGTAATGTCTGCATTCCAATCTAATTCAATAAAATCTAGTAAAATTCGATAATCGTATTTGCTGTAGATGAAAGATAGATTGGAAAATAACTTGTCGTTAAACACATGGTTCCAGCGTAAGTTTCCTGTCGCATTTCCGTAGTTGTTTTCTATTATTTTAGATAGGTTGAAAATATCTCGACCAAAATAACCTGACAAATACAAACGGTTATTTTTATTGATTTCGTAATTGGTCTTCAGGTTAAGATCGTAAAAAGAAATTTTATCGTCTTTAACATCTTCAATAAGCGGCATAAACAAATGTGCATAAGAGGCTCTACCAGCTATTAAAAAAGAACCCTTATCATTAAAAATTGGTGATTCTGCAGTCAATCTACTTGAAATTAAACCAACACCACCAGTCAATCCAAATTGCTTACTGTTACCATCTTTTTGTCTAACATCGAGCACAGAAGACACTCTACCTCCATATTTTGCCGGAATATCTCCTTTATACAACTTAATGTTTTTAATAGCATCTGCATTGAATACTGAGAAAAACCCAAAGAAATGTGATGTGTTATAAATTATAGCTTCATCCAAAAGCACCAAGTTTTGGTCTGCAGCTCCTCCTCTAACATGAAAACCAGCAGAACCTTCGCCATTGTTAGTAACTCCAGGTAGTAACTGAATGGATTTAACAACATCTACCTCGCCTAAAACCGCAGGTATTTCTTTTATTGTTTGCGAATTGAGCTTAGAAACACTCATCTGCGGTTTTCTGATGCTTACAACTTCAGATTCTTCTGCGACGATGACAATTTCATCAAGTGATGTTGTGGATTCTTCGAGTTCAAAATTTAGTTTTTGATCTTTGTTTAAGGTTATTTCTTGTTTTATAGAAGTAAAACCCACGTAAGAAATAACCAAAGTATAAGTACCTTCTGGAGCTGTTAGAGAGAAAAAACCGTATTCGTTTGTAGTTGCGCCATAATTGGTGTCTTTTAAGTAAACGGTTGCGCCCAAAAGCGTTTCACCATTATTAAGGTCTTTAATGGTTCCGCTTATACTGTATTGTTCTTGTGCCTGACACAAAAAGCCCGTAAATAGGAAAATGACTAAACATAAATGTTTCATTAGTGATTGTTCTTTTTTTTGATTGATAAAATTAAGGTTTGAAATGGTATAAAAATTGACTTTTACTTTATGTCTTTGTTAACGCTAATAAATTCCAAATATTTGCGAATTACGCTATGGAGACGCTTATGTGGTGTGAATTGTTACATCTTTTTAATGAAATTTTATTACTTTAATGACCTAACAAACAGTGTATTACAAAAAAAGCCAGATGATACAGTAGACATCTGGCTTTAAATTTCATTGGTATTGCAAAGAATTATTCTTTTGCTTTACTTTCTTCTGTTTTTGTGTCTCCATTAAGAGCCTTAATCACAGCATCAGTTATGTCATTATCTTCTGAACCATACATTACACTACCCGCTTCGTTAGCACCAAGAATAAATGTGTATCCATTCTTTTTACCGTAATCCTTTACAAAAGCTTTTACTTGTTTAACTAAAGTATCTATTTCTTTTTGTCCTTCAACTTGAAGCATTTTTTCTTCATTCCCTAATTGGTAGTCTTGCATTTGCTTTTTCTGACGTAAAGCCTGATACTCTTGCTCTGCTTTAGATTGATTCATTTTTTGAGCCCTAGCTTGAAAATCTTGAGCTTCAATTTGAATAGCTTTATCTAAACTGTCTGCTTTCTTATTAAAAGCATCTATTTTAGTTTGAAACTTGGCCTCAAAATCTTTTTTCTTGTTAAATTCTTTTACAACCTTGGCATTATCTACAAAAGCTATTTTGTCTTGTTCTTGACAAGATGAAAACGCAAATAATGTCGTTAGGGCAACTATTATTTTCTTCATTATAATTTCTATTTTATTTTTTGCAAATGTATAAAAGTTAGTGTGTGATTTTCTTTAATTTTTTAATATTGATAAATTCTATAATTTATTTTAATTAGGATTATCAAAACCTATTGAAAACAAGCCTAAATAAAGCGCTCTAAGAGACTTTTTATTTTCTTGCTTGTCATTTAGTGTTTAGCGGCACAAAACCTTATTAAGGGTTTTTATTTAAAGAAATACTACTTTTTAAGACATAAATATGAGAAGAATACTCCTTAGTGCGCTTTCCTTTGAGATTTGAGCGCCATCCAATCCAAAATGCTTTAATGGGATTCATAAAACCAGATTTGTATTTTTCTGAAAGTAAGCTCACATAATAAGCATCAAATTTCATTGGTAAGATTTTTACCAATTTTAATTGTTCCTCGTGAAACAATTTTTCAATTGCCGTTTTTGAAAAATGCCAAAGGTGTCTCGGTACATCAAAAGCAGCCCAAAAGTTTTTATAATGTTGCGCATCGTAACTTTTAAAGTTTGGCACTGCTATTACCAATGTTCCGTTCGGTTTTAATAAATGTTTAAAAAGTTTAATATGCATTTCTAAATTTGGTAAATGTTCTAAAACATGCCAAAGCGTAATCACATCGAAACTATTTTCTTGTAAAGTTTCTAAATGTTGAATATCGAAAACTGAATCATTGGTTTTAGAATTTGCAATTTTTCTAGCCTTTTCATCAGGCTCTACTCCAACAACATTCCATTTATTTTTTTTTGCGGTTTCTAAAAAATCTCCTGTACCACATCCAATATCTAAAAGTGTTTTTTCTTCAGATTGAAAAGAATTAATCAACTTCAATTTTCGCTTTAAAGAGATCGTTCTGACTAAATGATATACTTTTTCAAACAGATTTCGCTTGGCATCTGTGTGTGAAATGTAGTCTTCGCTTTTGTAATATTCTGAAAGTTTTTCGTCTTGAGGTTGCGGAAATGTTTCTAACATATCCAATGCTTCATTATGCAATAATTGAAATTCTTCTCCTGAAACGGAATGGTCTTTTACGGTTAGATATGTTGGTTTGATATTCATTAAATAGATTCTGAAACAAGTCCAGAATGACAAATTATTAATAACGTTCCACGTGGAACATATATATTTTTAATTTTTGAGACTACTTTTTTAGCAGGAATTTTACCTGCCTAAATACACCAATAAAACTGAAATATCATTAGGTGATACTCCGCTAATTCGTGACGCTTGTGAAATGGTTACTGGCTGAATTTCGGTTAACTTTTGCCTTGCTTCCATACTCATAGATTTCAGTTTTGAGTAATCGAAGTTCGATGGGATTTTTACGTTTTCAAGACGGTTTAGCTTATCAGCATTATTCTTTTCCTTTTCTATATAACCAGCATACTTTACTTGGATTTCGGTTTGCTCTATAATCTCAGAATCCAAATTGTTCTCAGAAATATAAGCATCTACAGAAGCTACTTTTCGCATATCTTCAATAGTTATATTTGGTCGCGCATACAACTTAAACATCTTGTCTTGTTGCTTCACTTTTGCAGAATCTTTTGATTCCAAAATCGGATTTATTTCATCTGGTGTTACACTAGTATCTTTAAAAAACTGAACAAAATTTGAAGCTTTAGATTGCTTCTCTTCCATTCGTTTTAATCGCTTTTCGGAAGCTAAACCAAGTTCGTAACCTTTTGGTGTTAATCTAAAATCTGCATTATCTTGTCTTAAAAGCGTTCTATATTCTGCTCGAG from Winogradskyella sp. MH6 includes these protein-coding regions:
- a CDS encoding TonB-dependent receptor, which translates into the protein MKHLCLVIFLFTGFLCQAQEQYSISGTIKDLNNGETLLGATVYLKDTNYGATTNEYGFFSLTAPEGTYTLVISYVGFTSIKQEITLNKDQKLNFELEESTTSLDEIVIVAEESEVVSIRKPQMSVSKLNSQTIKEIPAVLGEVDVVKSIQLLPGVTNNGEGSAGFHVRGGAADQNLVLLDEAIIYNTSHFFGFFSVFNADAIKNIKLYKGDIPAKYGGRVSSVLDVRQKDGNSKQFGLTGGVGLISSRLTAESPIFNDKGSFLIAGRASYAHLFMPLIEDVKDDKISFYDLNLKTNYEINKNNRLYLSGYFGRDIFNLSKIIENNYGNATGNLRWNHVFNDKLFSNLSFIYSKYDYRILLDFIELDWNADITNFNVKYDLGYYVNNDLTLDFGISGLTYNLNPGEVRPSSETSAINYLKLDEKRAFEGAAYISAEHQISEKLAFNYGLRYSAFSRLGGQSMTTYVNNQPVIYNSDLGIYERGEAESETYYNKSESIKTFGNFEPRLGVSYQLNEASSIKASYTKSTQYLHLLSNTSSVTPLDVWTPSGQYIKPQISNQFALGYYRNLKDNEYTLELETYYKTVDNRIDYIDGSDLIGNNNIETEILNGEARAYGLEVLFRKNKGNFTGWLAYTLSKSEQRALGGNAGGPGINNGDWYNTPYDRTHDISLTGSYKLNDKWRFGSNFVFQTGRPVTYPNGQYTYEGLSIATYSNRNEDRLPAYHRLDVSATYSPNKDNDKRWKGEWVFGIYNLYNRRNAASISFNQNNQTGLNEATRISIFGIIPSVTYNFKF
- a CDS encoding OmpH family outer membrane protein translates to MKKIIVALTTLFAFSSCQEQDKIAFVDNAKVVKEFNKKKDFEAKFQTKIDAFNKKADSLDKAIQIEAQDFQARAQKMNQSKAEQEYQALRQKKQMQDYQLGNEEKMLQVEGQKEIDTLVKQVKAFVKDYGKKNGYTFILGANEAGSVMYGSEDNDITDAVIKALNGDTKTEESKAKE
- a CDS encoding class I SAM-dependent methyltransferase — its product is MNIKPTYLTVKDHSVSGEEFQLLHNEALDMLETFPQPQDEKLSEYYKSEDYISHTDAKRNLFEKVYHLVRTISLKRKLKLINSFQSEEKTLLDIGCGTGDFLETAKKNKWNVVGVEPDEKARKIANSKTNDSVFDIQHLETLQENSFDVITLWHVLEHLPNLEMHIKLFKHLLKPNGTLVIAVPNFKSYDAQHYKNFWAAFDVPRHLWHFSKTAIEKLFHEEQLKLVKILPMKFDAYYVSLLSEKYKSGFMNPIKAFWIGWRSNLKGKRTKEYSSHIYVLKSSISLNKNP